The DNA segment ACATCTTAACACATcctgaactgaaaacaatggcATACATCCACATTATTGAAACAGACCATTTAACTCACACTATTTTTAATGCTGCACATCGGCCTCCTGCCGCTCTACTTCATCTCCACCTAGGAGCGCATCCTTCAGGTCGTCTCGGTCAGGTATCTGACTTATATACATTATTCACCTGAAATAGACCTAGTGCTTCCCAGTTTCAATTTCTCACTACTCTCTGCAGAGATATTTATCCTGAATATTTGCTAAATATTTTGGTCATTATGTCAATGTTCTTAGTTCAGCTATACCTACCCTATCAAATTCTTCCATAAAACCTTTAAAAAACCTACATCAGACCATGTCTTCAAGTTTTCCTGGACAGTTATGAACTCTCAGTTCTGATCTCAAATCTATGCGCTCTCTCCAGGGTCTTTATCTCATGTTTCGTATAAATGAACAGAAGTACTCATAGCATGGTCCAGGTTTAACTTGACTTTTCAAATACTTGTAACTCCAGGTTCCTTTTGGGATCACAGCCACATGCCAGAGCAACCCAGCAATGTGACAACAGTGCCACCTTGTGAGACAGCTTCCATACTCTCAATTCAATCCTTTCAAAGGCAAACAGACAAACAGTGCGACTTAGCGCACAGCACTAATTCCGCACAATCTCACAGCTAAACGTTATGAGTGGATTGGGTCTACTTCAGTTGGAATCAATGGTGGGATCAGTGATGCCTTTTGCACAGAGAGTGCAAGAGTTTCAATTCTGAAgcgggtgcaggagcagagtgagctgGGTGTGTATGTGCACAAGGTGGTAGGCAGGTAAGCGAGAGCCTTTGATAAAGCATCCAGTATTCTCAGCTTTATTAGGGAcactgagtacaagagcaggaaggttgtGCTAAATCAGTACAGCACTTGGTAAAAGctcagctagaatattgtgtacagctaTGCAAGCCACACTAAGTGGATATAAATGCACTGCAGAGTGTGCAGAGAAGATTTCCAAGAGTgactccagggatgagaaacttcagttactcAGATCAGAGAGTGTTCTCTTTGGGGAGAAAGCCAAAAGGGGATCTGATAGAACTTTGACAGGGGTCTACATAAAGTGGATAGGAAGAAACCATACCTACTCTAAATCTGCACCCTCTATTCTTGTTCGTTTGAAGACAGacgtagagcacagaaacagagcctttggtccaatctgtccatgccaAAGAGATACTCTggattaatctagttccatttgccagcatttgtcccaaatCAATGGTTTGAAAAATGTGCTGAGAGAAAAAGATTATCACTCAGTGAGTGATTTGGGTCGATGATGCAACATCTGGAAATAACAATGGGGAATAACTGGAGTCAGATTCAATGAAGGATTGAAAAGGGCATTAGGCAACTTTTTAAATGAAAGCAACGTgcaaggggaaggggggagaaggtaggagattGGCTTCGAGTCTTTCTGCTCATTTGGAGAGGGAGTGCAGACATAATGAAGCTGAATAGCCTCATTCCCCACAGCCTCTTGACAGTGTAAGCCTGGGAGATGTAACAGCTGCCCTGTGACCTCCTACCCCTCATTCGACAAGGCCCCAAATACTTTTTCCAGGTGAAACAGCCATGTACTTGTATATCTTTCCATGTAGTTTGCAGTCTTCGCTGGAATGTGGTTTCCTGTACACTGGGGATACCAAAAACAGAAGAACACCTCAGTTTTTGCTTAAACACTCTCTAGCCTATTGGACACAGCCATTGAGGTTGAACAACCTCACAGCATAACTCAACAATCCTTTCTTTTCTGTGTTAGGAGGGCGTCTGATAGTTCAGCATTTACCATCCCTGTTCGACCAAATCTTTCAGAGTCAAGGACAGCACAGGAGGTGGTCATTctacccatcaagtccatgctggcTCTGAACTTAAGTGAAAAATTGTTTAAAACTAAAATCAGCCCCAATGCATCTCAGTCTTCATGATGCagcttttaatttttaaatgatgaatacaggcaaaaacagaaatcataAAATGAGCAGAATATTCAAAATACAGTTCACAACGAAGCATTAACAAATGTTGTTCATCCTtttccctggcccgctcaccacGTTTGACACATCATGTGCCTTTCTGAGGCCATATCCTATCCACAAAAATCTGGAAATGACAGATGTTCTGCTCTGTGTACCTCGATTTAAGCAACTCTCCAAAACTACACATTGCTATCTAAATAATAAGTTGATTGTTTGCTTGAATAAAACTTTGGAGGAGCTTGACTACTCTATTCAAAGTAGAACAGAATCAGCTGCAAAAGATTATTTATAATCCATTCATTTATaggtgaaaaaaaattaaagaaattacCATTGCGGTCTAACTGGTCTGTATTTGGGAGGACAGGAGGATATAAGTACCACAAACTAAAACATAATTTGGTAAAGATAGACAAGTACATACAAGGGGAGCATGAGGCAGAGACAGGGGGGTGGAGTAAGGGAGGACTGCAAAAACCAAGAAAAAGAGAAACTGAAAGACAACCACAAGAGCGGGGACTGACAAATCTTCCTCTTGCTGCCAACAGGTTAAAAAGAATTACAGAAAGTTAAATCCAGAAAAAAAGGTAAACTCAACTGTCCAAACCACAGAAATTTCCAATTTAATCCGCTGAATTTAATAGGTTATATTGATTAATGCCAAAGCAGATTTTGGTAGCTGCAGTTCTGTAGGTCACCACCAGATGGCAGGAAGGTGAATTTGGGGGAATCTCTCCCTTGGAACATTAAGCAGGAGCAGGGGTCAACTTTGCAACTAGCAAAAGGATCAACTACGCCACCCTACCCCCACTTCAAGTTAATGCAGGAtccagggagagacagaggaaaCAAAGACAGAGGGcgaggggaaggagggagagcaaGAGAGGACAGGGGAATTAAGAGAATGGCAGAATGTTGAACTCTCCGTCGCACCCTCTCTATCATCTCAGCAACTGAAGTGGGCCGGGGAGGGGTTAGGTTGTGGATCCCAAAGCCAGCACATGCAAGATCACAGCTTGACAGTTCATGTCGCAGAAAGCAACCACTGCATTCTAGCCTTCCCAGCGCAGGCCAGCACCACcacgcaccccacccccacacccccacccttcTCCCAATAACCTAGCCCCTTTCTAAGGGTTACCATTGCAGAGTTGGAGAGGCGCAGAGTTCAGCCCGTTGTCACTGAAGCAGGTGCTGAAGAAGGCAAAGACCCTCTCAGAGAAGGTCTGGCGGAAGGTCAGGAGGTGAGACATGTCCTCAGCATCATAGAACGAAAGGCGACCGCCATCAAAATCCAGGAACACCCCGATCCTCTTCAGCTTCTTCTGAATGGGCAGCTGTTTCCATGGCAACGTGCCAGCCCAGTACTGCTCACCATCCCTCAGGCGAAGGGTCCAGTAGCCATTGGAAGGTGCAACTCTGACCACCACCTTACGGTCCACCGTCTCCTTGGCAATACCCAGGTCCCACTTGGTCTTCCCGGCCACTCCCACCTCCCAGTAGTGCCTCCCACTGGAGAAGCTCTGGGAGCTCAGGACATTGACGCACTTATCGAATCGCTCGGGATTATTGGCCACAGGCTGCTGCTCATTGACCTCGGACACACGAGTCAGATCGTCTGACACAAGCAGGTTAGGGTGAGCGGTGTTTGGGTCAAAGGTCAGTCGGGTTGGAGCTGACAGAAAGAAAATAATGGCCTCTTTCAGATCGCCCAACAAATATTCATTCACTTATTCaataaaacattaaaagaaaCAGAATCCAACTTAATctgcccattttttaaaaaaaaatcacctttaaCCTAAATAAAAGGAAGGTTCTCTACAGCAGTGATAACAAAATAATACGACATTGAGCTAAAAGATTTGTAAACTACTAAACAGAATTGTTAAAATTGATCTGTTATTAGAAACTCACATCCTACAGTGTAGTTGACTAATATTTAACGTTATTAGAGCCTCTTCAGTATCATAAAGAGGGTGCAATATAGAAAAGATGCCAAGGCAGAGGGAATTCTTGGAGTTTATTTTAAGTTAGAAAAAGCTTTCTCATGTCAAAAAGTCAGGACCTCGCAGAGAAACTGCTCATCTCAGGAAGGGAACTATACGATTCTAATGTGCTGTCAGTTTCACTCTCAACTTTACACTGACTCATGGCCTGACAACGCCTCGTGTTAAGCAAGTCTCATCCCCATTCTCAGACTGACTGGCAAGAACCCCAGAGCTCTCCCAGAAAGCTGAAAGGGATGACCACCGATGATGGACTGATTAACAGACGACATACCAGAGGTCAGGATTAGATGGGATCACAGATCTTTTAAGGGTTGCAGGACTGGAGGAAATCACTGAGATAAGTGACAGGCAATGCCACACAAGCATTTGAATAGAAGGGAtgagaatttgaaaactgaggTGAGTGGAAATTAATGTAAGTTAGGGAGCACAGGTGAGCTgggttttcaattttaaaaaaaacctttattcattcacaggatgagggcatcactggccaggcagcatttattgcccatcgggctgttaagagtcaaccacattgctgtgggtctggagtcacatgcaggccagaccaggtaaggatggcagtttccttccctaaaggacattagtgaaccagacaaatCAGCTCACAATggactccagatatttattgaattcaaattccaccatctgtcacagcaggattcgaacctgggtccccagaatgatgtctgagtctctggattaatagcccattgataataccactaggccactgcctcctcGTTGAACGGATGTTGGTCAGAGTTAGGATACAGGTCATAGAGTTTGATGAACTGAAGTGTAAAAGAGCACATAAGGTCTTAAATCAGAATTCTCAAAGTGCAAGAGAACCCATTCCTGACTTCTAGAGGAGCAACTCCTCTACAATTCTATTCATAATTTGTTTATTGTTTTCTCCATCTTCTTCCTACTGAAGTCAGTCACTTCACAGATCAATGGGTTAATTTTCATTCCACCAGCCTGGCTTAGTTCTCCTGAAACTTAGCACCATCCTCCACTCAGTTCACAGCATTCCCAAGTCAGAGGTTTGTAGAAATGAAATTgaccctttgttccaaccagTTCACATTGACCATAGtctgaaactaaactagtcccacctgcctgtgcttggtccatatccctccaaacaattcttattcatgtacttatccaaatgtcttttaaatgttgtaactgcacccacatccaacacttcctctggaagttcacttcacacatgaaccacactcctttgaaaaaaaagttgcccttcattgTCTTTGTAagttctctctcctctcacctttaaatatACCCTGTAGTCTTGAAGTctcccactctagggaaaagacatctgccattcaccttacagaGGCCTCTCACAACTTTATAATCCTCCATTAGGGTGaccctcccctcaacctcctacactccaggctCTCCCCATAATTCAAACCTTCctttcttggcaacatcctggtaaatctcttctgaaccctctctagcctcataacatccttcccataacacGACGACCAgaatggacacagtattctagaagaggcctcaccaatgttctgtaccaTCTTCacataacattccaactcctatactcagaagGAGTGAGCAATGAAGGGAAATATGCTATAGCCCTTCTTGACCAACTACAGATTTCAAACTAAACCAGCACtttgtgaagtcattcattttggcaGAAAACAAACAAGAAAGCAGTAAACAAATTATGAATACAATTGTGAataaaaatgttgccttattgTGCAAAGTCTAGGTCAATCATACAGGTCAAAGAAAACATGTGTCTTCATACGAACCTCCTCTACAAACATTTTCCTGTCTAAAAGACAATTATTCACAGTGCCCTCAGTTTCCAATCACAGAGCTATTTTTGGATCCATGCTGCTACTGTGCCTGGGGTTTTTATTTGACTGTGAAGTTTGGTATTGTTGCACTAAAAAAGTAGTCTATCTAAAGTCCATGGAAAGCACATCATTACCCTCATTAGCTCTCTCCATTACCCTATCAAAACAAAACGCCAATTTCATTCAACATGTAACAACTTACCTGGCAACAAATCCACAATTAATCCTGGAGTACGGATCTGCTCCAAACATcagcagaaacaaacacacagcagtaacaaacacacagcagTAATTCATGAGGTATTAACTGCGTCAGACTAGAGTAGCAGCAGGGTGGTCACAGGGAGGTGCTGTCTGTGAAGCTGCCTGCAGAGTTACGCTAACACAGGTCTCATGctgcctttcagcccatctcctGAGCTATCAGCAATGGGTGTGTATGAAATATGCAAGGTTTACAGGTTGACCTTTCACCTCTGGGATCTAGTCATTAATTTCTGGGTTAGAGCTTAACCAGCGAAGAGGCGGCTTTACTCTGTAGCTAACCCCATGCAGTCCATGACCTGGCAATATTTGTTGGGGACAGTGTGGACAGAGCtttagtttcatttttaaaacgagtagagtgagctttactcCATCTGTAGCCCTATGCTGTACTGGTCCTGGGAGTGTACGATCAGGATGTTAGTAAGACAGCTTTAGTTTCAGGTTAAAAACGTAGAGAGAGCATTACTGTATCTAACACTgcactgtccctgtcctggaaaaATGTTTGATAGGAGCAGTTCAAAAGTGCTTTGCTTTCCGTTTCAAAGAGTAGAAAGACAGCTTGACAGTATCTAACCCGGTGACGTCCCTATGCTGGCaaatgtttgatgaggacagtgtagaggaaacaTTACTCTGTCTGTAATCCCATGCTGCACTAATCCTGGCAGTGGTTGATGGggctgaggatggaattgaggaagatttactttcagtttaaagcaGAGGGAGTGTTCCTTTCAGTCTAAAAAAGTGAAGAGAGAGTTTTACTCTTGTTTCTGACCCCATGCTGTCCCCGTTCTGCGAGTGATTGATGAGGACACTGTACAGTAAGGTTTACTTTTAGTTTAAAAGCGCAGAGGAAGCTTTATCTAACTCTGTACCGGACCTACAAACATAGAATccttatggtgtggaagcaggccattcgacccattgaatCTACATcaacctctgaacagcatctaacccagacccaccccactacctTATCCTTTAAACAccgcatttcctgtggctaacctacctggcctgcacatccctgaacactacgggcaatttagcatggccaatccacctagcctgcacatctttggactgtgggaggaaaccggagcacccagaggaaacccacgcagacacggggagaatgtgcaaactctacacagacagttgcccaagggtggaatcgaacctgggtccctggcactgtgaggctgcagagctaatgATGGAGTGTTTCTTGGGGACAGTATAGAGGTAGCTGTACCCGGTCTCATGCTATACCTGCTCTGGGAGTGTTTGAATGGGACAGTGTCAAGGAAGCTTCAAATTTAGGTTAGCTTCAGTTTTCTTTAAAGAAAGATTTAATCCATTTTCTAAGCAACCAGTTCAGAGACGTGAttccacacctctggagcagatggggcttgaacctgggccaCCTGGTCCGGGGCAGAGACAATACCACTGTGCCAACAGTAGAAAGAATtgcactctgtatctaaccccgtgctgtccctgtcctggcagtgtttgaagtttggggtggaacaGTGTGAAAACCTTCACCTTCTGCTCCTGGAGTAGGTGTTGGTTCAGGTTTTGGAGGGGGTTGGGGCGAGAACATTACTGACCGGGAGGATAGTCATTAATTAAAAAAGAGAAGCGTTAAAAAACCCTCAACGTGAAGCACAGGAGGTACACAGCCCAAGGCTAGAAATCCCACCGTTACCTGGTTCCAGCGACTTATACATCTTCTTCCAGACGATGTACTGAAGGGGCCCAGTGTAACGGGCAGCACGAAGAtgaccactgatatcaggctcattCTCAATCTGCACACTGTGGGGCGAGAAAGTTCAGTGAGGGCAGTAACCTTacaatggtggggggggggggcagtgctTGAGAGCACGCACAGTGGAGTAAGAGGCAACAGCAATTCAGGAGACAGAAGAACGTTTTCTTAAAATATCCACCCCCTGAGAAACAGCCAGGCACAGAAGAATGattatcttttaaaataaaaaggggCAAACAATTAAAAAAAGAGAGTGTGTCACTTGTTTGATACAAGTCACAACACAACAACGGACTTTTGCATTCTAGGTAGCGCCTTGCGGGCAGTAAAAATGTCCAAAAAGGTCTTTCACAGGAATGTTATTCAGTTAAAATTGACACCTCGTCGCCTGAGATATTAGAGAGATGACCAAGAGCTCGGTTACAGGGGCCAGCTTTAGAAAACCACCTTACAGCAGCAAGTCAAAAGCTGAAAGGTTTAGTGACAGAATTCCACCCCCTTATACCGGAGACACAGCCGCCAGTGATGGAATCTGGGGAACGCACAAGGGGTCAGTGCAGAAGGGGTGCAGGACAGTGAGCGCAGGGGCTGAGGTGATGGGTGAACTGGATTTGGTAAGCATTGGGATACAGCAGCAGAGGTTTGAACAAATTGACCAACCTAATCAGGAGCTCGGAGCAGACTTCATCGTTAACAGAAAATGCACCATGATACAACGAAATGAAAGTGTATTTACGTACCTGCCTGCAAGACCCCGGGTCtggggaaagaaaacagaatgagGCAGAATTAGGTGCAGTTTGAAGGTTATATTCAGTGCTGAATCCTCCTTTTAATGTGATGCGCCTCTCTTTAATCGACCTCGCTATCCACACCATTGGAACACCACTTGGCTCAGGGTAAAATAATACCGGAGTTGCTAATTCAAGCATTTCACCAGTATTAgagcacagcaacaggccattcagcccaataggtATGTACTGGCATTTATGCCTCAGGCGCCAACTCCCACCTTACCAACACTTCCTGTTCCTTCCTCAGTGACAGCCATGCCACTGGTCTTCAACACTCACTGTGGTAGTGAgtttcacattttaaaagtacTAAAACCCATCTGAAAGATGTCTCAGTGGCTCAAAGCTCCCCAGGTAGCACACTTACCCAAGTCCTAGGCTCAAGCAGGTAACTGTGCCAGAGACTGAGAATGCAGTCCCAGGGGAGCTCtgaatgctgccagatctgctgagcttttcaagcaacttctgcttttggtttacggcatccgcagttctttctgattttatttaccGCATCATCTATTTTCAACTCAAGTAGGGAGAGCTCCCTGATGTCCTCGGCTAATATTTATTTAGCTGGTTAATGAGTAAACCTCAAACAAACTTCATTGTACTGATTAAAAATAGCCCAGTCATCATCAAGgtgttgtttgtgggagattACTGTGCCACATTGCActgcaggaaatgcaacagccaaCGCTTCCAACAGAAGTAAAATTACCGTGCACTTTTATACAGCACAATAAGAAAGAGAATGTGCCCTGTTTCTCACCTCACAGGTCACCAATGAACTATGCTGATATGTGAGACACAGTCAGTGGTATATAAAACGAAGGCAGCGACAGCAGCCAGTCTGTTGCAGTCCTCTGCGGCTGGGGTCATACCTACAAACAGCTGGATATGCGAAGACAGCTAACAAAGCAGCTCAACAGGTTTAACCCGAGgctcaccacacctcaggtggggggggggggggtagcggTTGACagggtaacttcagctggtgagagaattgaacccatgctgttggagTCACTGTACATCGCAAAACCAGCTGtccggccaactgagctaacaatgCCCCCTTTTATTTTTTGCAATGGTTACAAGTTTGAAGGAAGCCTGCAGTGCGTTATTATCTGTACGAGAGTCTCCGCTTTACTCAGGCTCCTGGAGACTGCACCCGAAGCTCAATGTGTTTCGAAAGCAAACAGATCAACTCcaaaactgttctgaggaagggtcaccggacccgaaacattaactgatctttttcttttccccttcacagatgccaccagccctgctgagcttttcccgcaacttcTGCATTTGTTCCAGATCAACTTCTCCTGCCCGTGCCAAAATCCAACTTTTGTCAAGCGTATTTGGGAGGAGGGGTACTGGCAGAAGCTAACTCAGACCCTTCTGCTCACACCCCGTTAGATGTCCCCTCTGTAGCCATTACCTCAAACAGCACGGTGGTCTTCAGCTGCTCCAGACAGCCCTGGGTGCTGCTGATGAGCTGCTCCAGCTCCTCAAGGCCCACGTCCAGCTGCTCAATGTGTCTCTGCAGCTTCTCCAGAGCGGAGGCCTCGTCTCGCTGCAGTTCAGTCACCAGGCTGCTCTCCTCCTTCCACAGGATCTGGTGCATCTTCTCAAAGTCACTCCTCACTTTCTGCTGGAGCTCAGCCGATTccctctgcaaaaaaaaatgaagagtcTGAAAACACCTGCAGCGGGCCCATCCTTTGATGGAGCAGCCCACTGAGCCCCACAGCTAGCTGCTTTTTAAACTTTTTCAAGCATTTATCTTATTCCCTTTCTCCTTAGCTGGTTTCTTTTCCCTTTCCCGGACCCTGGAACAATTTTAACCCTCACGTCACAATTAGCTCAGCCCAGGATTTGAAGTATCACGGAGATTTCCCCAGATCGTTTTTACCTTGATTTCCGCCACCTTTCCTTCGTCTCGTTTCTTCATCTTCACGATCATGTCCTTCTGATCCCGGTGACATTTCTGGAGGTCGGTCAGCTGTTTCTGCAAGGTAACATCACAAGGTTTTTAAAACAACCCTCTTCGACTCTAGCATCCAAACACTGAGGATCAGAATGGTCCAATTTGGGTAGGACAAGCATGGAATTTCCACCTATTGGCTAATTCCTGCTGTCAAGTACCAAGGGATCAGGAAATTTTGCatctggtaatgtgcaatgagGAATATTTAATGAAGATTTCAGAGGAAAAAATATCCTCTAGGAAACAGCGACCATAACATAGCAGAAtttgtttgagagtgagaaacttggatcagaaacaaaatgatcagaggtatcgatagagtagacagccagagactttttcctcgggtggaggtagctattacaagcgggcatagttttaaagtgagtggaggtagatattggtgCAACGTCAGAGGtaggatctttactcagagagtggcggggtgtggaatgcattgccagagaggatagTGGCGTCGGCCtcactaggggcatttaagcggctattagataggcatatggatgatcgtatatggtaagggtggaggttagataggcattgggattagagtaaaagttcggcacaatgttgtgggccaaagggcctgtattgtttGATGTTCTAGAAATAACACTGCTAAATGCAAA comes from the Stegostoma tigrinum isolate sSteTig4 chromosome 13, sSteTig4.hap1, whole genome shotgun sequence genome and includes:
- the LOC125458419 gene encoding zinc-binding protein A33-like isoform X3 → MEGVTDELTCCICCEMFQEPVMLDCMHHFCKKCILHFWRGSHNSFTCPQCRRRFSSKNFRTNYLVAGVVERLRGASTQDVRHRLQKQLTDLQKCHRDQKDMIVKMKKRDEGKVAEIKRESAELQQKVRSDFEKMHQILWKEESSLVTELQRDEASALEKLQRHIEQLDVGLEELEQLISSTQGCLEQLKTTVLFETRGLAGSVQIENEPDISGHLRAARYTGPLQYIVWKKMYKSLEPAPTRLTFDPNTAHPNLLVSDDLTRVSEVNEQQPVANNPERFDKCVNVLSSQSFSSGRHYWEVGVAGKTKWDLGIAKETVDRKVVVRVAPSNGYWTLRLRDGEQYWAGTLPWKQLPIQKKLKRIGVFLDFDGGRLSFYDAEDMSHLLTFRQTFSERVFAFFSTCFSDNGLNSAPLQLCNDVASSTQITH
- the LOC125458419 gene encoding zinc-binding protein A33-like isoform X1, with amino-acid sequence MEGVTDELTCCICCEMFQEPVMLDCMHHFCKKCILHFWRGSHNSFTCPQCRRRFSSKNFRTNYLVAGVVERLRGASTQDVRHRLQKQLTDLQKCHRDQKDMIVKMKKRDEGKVAEIKRESAELQQKVRSDFEKMHQILWKEESSLVTELQRDEASALEKLQRHIEQLDVGLEELEQLISSTQGCLEQLKTTVLFETRGLAGSVQIENEPDISGHLRAARYTGPLQYIVWKKMYKSLEPAPTRLTFDPNTAHPNLLVSDDLTRVSEVNEQQPVANNPERFDKCVNVLSSQSFSSGRHYWEVGVAGKTKWDLGIAKETVDRKVVVRVAPSNGYWTLRLRDGEQYWAGTLPWKQLPIQKKLKRIGVFLDFDGGRLSFYDAEDMSHLLTFRQTFSERVFAFFSTCFSDNGLNSAPLQLCNVYRKPHSSEDCKLHGKIYKYMAVSPGKSIWGLVE
- the LOC125458419 gene encoding zinc-binding protein A33-like isoform X4 yields the protein MEGVTDELTCCICCEMFQEPVMLDCMHHFCKKCILHFWRGSHNSFTCPQCRRRFSSKNFRTNYLVAGVVERLRGASTQDVRHRLQKQLTDLQKCHRDQKDMIVKMKKRDEGKVAEIKRESAELQQKVRSDFEKMHQILWKEESSLVTELQRDEASALEKLQRHIEQLDVGLEELEQLISSTQGCLEQLKTTVLFETRGLAGSVQIENEPDISGHLRAARYTGPLQYIVWKKMYKSLEPAPTRLTFDPNTAHPNLLVSDDLTRVSEVNEQQPVANNPERFDKCVNVLSSQSFSSGRHYWEVGVAGKTKWDLGIAKETVDRKVVVRVAPSNGYWTLRLRDGEQYWAGTLPWKQLPIQKKLKRIGVFLDFDGGRLSFYDAEDMSHLLTFRQTFSERVFAFFSTCFSDNGLNSAPLQLCNGNP
- the LOC125458419 gene encoding zinc-binding protein A33-like isoform X2 encodes the protein MEGVTDELTCCICCEMFQEPVMLDCMHHFCKKCILHFWRGSHNSFTCPQCRRRFSSKNFRTNYLVAGVVERLRGASTQDVRHRLQKQLTDLQKCHRDQKDMIVKMKKRDEGKVAEIKRESAELQQKVRSDFEKMHQILWKEESSLVTELQRDEASALEKLQRHIEQLDVGLEELEQLISSTQGCLEQLKTTVLFETRGLAGSVQIENEPDISGHLRAARYTGPLQYIVWKKMYKSLEPAPTRLTFDPNTAHPNLLVSDDLTRVSEVNEQQPVANNPERFDKCVNVLSSQSFSSGRHYWEVGVAGKTKWDLGIAKETVDRKVVVRVAPSNGYWTLRLRDGEQYWAGTLPWKQLPIQKKLKRIGVFLDFDGGRLSFYDAEDMSHLLTFRQTFSERVFAFFSTCFSDNGLNSAPLQLCNGSLACSFLVYPRHPS